One Qiania dongpingensis genomic window carries:
- the rlmN gene encoding 23S rRNA (adenine(2503)-C(2))-methyltransferase RlmN, with the protein MKTDIKSLTLEELTDALADMGEKPFRAGQIFSWLHEKLADSFDEMTNLSLSLRQRLSERFFLTVLEPVEVLVSELDGTRKYLFRLDDGNVIESVWMEYHHGNSVCISSQVGCRMGCRFCASTLDGLVRDLRPSEMLEQIYRMQALMGKRVSNVVVMGSGEPLDNYDNFVKFIRLLTDERGFHLSARNITVSTCGLPDRICRLAEEKLPITLALSLHAADDEKRKELMPIANRYGLKEVLPACDIYFEKTGRRPSFEYSLVGGVNDTKEEAEALAALLGHRNCHVNLIPVNPIKERKYVRSGQEAIRNFKNILEKSGINVTIRREMGRDINGACGQLRRSYREERP; encoded by the coding sequence ATGAAGACAGATATAAAATCTCTTACGTTGGAAGAACTTACGGATGCCCTGGCGGATATGGGAGAAAAGCCCTTCCGGGCAGGTCAGATATTCAGCTGGCTCCATGAAAAGCTGGCGGACAGCTTTGATGAGATGACAAACCTGTCCCTTTCTTTGAGACAAAGGCTTTCAGAACGGTTTTTTCTGACAGTTCTGGAGCCTGTTGAGGTGCTTGTATCGGAATTGGACGGGACCAGGAAATATCTGTTCCGCCTGGATGACGGCAATGTCATTGAAAGTGTCTGGATGGAATACCATCACGGGAACAGCGTATGTATTTCCTCTCAGGTAGGCTGCCGCATGGGCTGCCGCTTCTGCGCGTCCACGCTGGACGGGCTTGTGCGCGATCTGAGACCGTCGGAGATGCTGGAGCAGATTTACCGAATGCAGGCGCTCATGGGAAAACGTGTATCGAACGTGGTGGTCATGGGATCCGGAGAGCCTTTGGATAATTACGATAATTTTGTAAAATTTATACGTCTTCTCACAGACGAGCGCGGGTTCCATCTGAGCGCAAGAAATATCACAGTTTCCACCTGCGGCCTGCCGGACAGAATCTGCCGCCTGGCAGAGGAAAAGCTGCCCATCACCCTTGCCCTTTCTCTTCACGCGGCGGATGACGAGAAAAGAAAGGAACTGATGCCCATCGCCAATCGATACGGCTTAAAGGAGGTGCTGCCCGCGTGCGATATTTATTTTGAAAAAACGGGAAGGCGGCCGAGTTTTGAGTATAGCCTGGTGGGGGGTGTCAATGATACAAAAGAGGAGGCCGAGGCGCTGGCGGCCCTTTTGGGACATAGAAACTGTCATGTGAACCTCATACCGGTGAATCCCATAAAAGAGCGTAAATACGTGCGTTCCGGACAGGAGGCCATCCGGAATTTCAAAAATATACTTGAAAAAAGTGGAATTAATGTTACTATTAGAAGAGAAATGGGACGGGATATCAACGGAGCCTGCGGGCAGCTGCGCCGAAGCTACCGGGAAGAACGGCCCTAA
- the rsmB gene encoding 16S rRNA (cytosine(967)-C(5))-methyltransferase RsmB gives MTDRGKKRPGGLDQSINIRAVSLSCLLRILEQGEYSHVVLREELEKYRHLEKRDRAFLTRLTEGVVERLYELDYTIDWFSKIKTEKMKPVIREILRMGVYQILYMDAVPDSAACNEAVRLAQKKGFGSLKGFVNGVLRAVSRGSGEVALPDKKLDFPAYAAVKYSMPVWITKKLLEEYGEERAEGMLAAGLSERPLTVRCNLSRISLEAVKTSLEEQGIRAETIDGIPGALEIHDFDMLPEIDAFSKGFLQVQDVSSMLAGLAAAPKEGDFVLDVCAAPGGKSLHAADLLHGTGRVEAQDLTAEKVRLIEENIGRSRLTNLSARVWDALVLDKNKVASADVVIADLPCSGMGIIGRKSDIKYKMTEDIQRELVMLQRRILDVIWQYVKPGGRLVYSTCTVFSSENTENADWFSENYPFYPESLEEILPERFFTETTGQGKLQLLPGEKGTDGFFIARFRRKESIHK, from the coding sequence GTGACTGACAGAGGGAAAAAGAGGCCGGGAGGACTGGACCAGAGTATAAATATCCGGGCGGTTTCTCTGAGCTGCCTGCTTCGGATACTGGAACAGGGAGAGTACAGCCATGTGGTGCTCCGGGAAGAACTGGAGAAATACCGTCATCTGGAAAAGAGGGACAGGGCATTCCTCACGCGGCTGACGGAAGGCGTTGTCGAACGCCTGTATGAGCTGGACTATACCATCGACTGGTTTTCCAAGATAAAGACAGAAAAGATGAAGCCTGTCATACGGGAAATCCTCAGGATGGGGGTCTATCAGATTTTATATATGGACGCAGTACCGGACAGCGCTGCCTGCAACGAGGCTGTGAGGCTGGCTCAGAAAAAAGGCTTTGGAAGTCTGAAGGGCTTTGTGAACGGAGTCTTGCGGGCAGTTTCCAGAGGTTCGGGAGAAGTGGCGCTTCCCGATAAAAAGCTGGATTTTCCTGCATATGCGGCAGTGAAATATTCCATGCCTGTTTGGATCACAAAAAAGCTGCTGGAAGAATACGGTGAGGAAAGGGCAGAAGGGATGTTGGCGGCCGGGCTGTCCGAACGGCCTCTCACTGTCCGGTGCAATCTTAGCAGAATTTCCCTGGAGGCTGTAAAGACCAGTCTGGAGGAGCAGGGGATACGGGCAGAAACGATTGACGGTATTCCCGGAGCTCTCGAGATCCATGATTTTGATATGCTACCGGAAATCGACGCTTTTTCGAAGGGCTTTTTACAGGTTCAGGATGTGAGCTCTATGCTGGCAGGGCTGGCGGCAGCTCCAAAAGAAGGCGATTTTGTTCTGGATGTGTGCGCGGCGCCCGGCGGGAAAAGCCTCCATGCCGCGGACCTGCTCCATGGGACAGGCCGTGTGGAGGCCCAGGATCTGACGGCGGAAAAAGTGAGACTTATAGAAGAAAACATCGGACGCAGCCGCCTGACCAATCTGTCGGCCAGGGTATGGGATGCGCTCGTTTTGGATAAAAACAAGGTCGCTTCGGCAGATGTGGTGATCGCGGACCTGCCCTGTTCAGGAATGGGGATTATCGGAAGGAAAAGTGACATCAAGTATAAAATGACAGAGGATATACAGAGGGAATTAGTCATGCTTCAGCGGAGAATCCTGGATGTGATCTGGCAGTATGTGAAGCCGGGAGGGAGACTGGTGTATTCCACTTGTACGGTATTCTCATCGGAGAACACGGAAAACGCGGACTGGTTCTCAGAGAATTATCCGTTTTACCCGGAAAGCCTGGAGGAGATTCTGCCGGAGAGGTTTTTCACTGAGACCACGGGACAGGGAAAGCTGCAGCTTCTGCCGGGAGAAAAAGGGACAGACGGGTTTTTTATCGCCCGGTTCCGCAGGAAGGAATCGATACATAAATGA
- a CDS encoding zinc metallopeptidase, with protein sequence MPYYGFYYFDPTWVLVIVGAVICMIASARVKSTFAKYSKVMSRTGMTGAEAARRLLDSQGIYGVQVMSVAGDLTDHYDPRNKTLKLSQSVYGSTSVAAIGVAAHECGHAIQDEVGYSPLKLRTAFVPVANFGSSISMLLIIAGLIFGARNGSYSLLVNLGILCFSLAVLFQLITLPVEFNASRRALVLLQENGILYQDEAAQTRKVLSAAALTYVAGALSAILQLLRLILLFGGRRNRD encoded by the coding sequence ATGCCTTATTATGGATTTTATTATTTTGACCCCACCTGGGTTTTGGTGATTGTCGGCGCGGTCATCTGCATGATCGCATCGGCCAGGGTGAAGAGTACGTTTGCTAAGTATTCGAAGGTGATGAGCCGGACTGGTATGACCGGCGCGGAGGCAGCCAGGAGGCTGCTGGACAGCCAGGGAATCTACGGCGTGCAGGTGATGTCTGTGGCCGGAGATTTAACGGATCACTATGATCCCAGGAATAAGACCCTTAAGCTGTCCCAGTCTGTATATGGCTCCACATCTGTGGCGGCCATCGGAGTGGCGGCCCATGAATGCGGCCATGCTATCCAGGATGAAGTGGGATATTCTCCCTTAAAGCTCAGGACTGCTTTTGTACCGGTTGCCAATTTTGGCTCCAGCATCAGCATGCTTCTGATCATTGCGGGACTGATATTCGGCGCCAGAAACGGCAGTTATTCCCTGTTGGTGAATCTGGGGATTCTCTGCTTTTCTCTGGCGGTTTTATTCCAGCTCATTACTCTGCCGGTGGAGTTCAATGCCTCCAGGCGGGCGCTGGTGCTCCTGCAGGAAAACGGAATCTTATACCAGGACGAGGCGGCACAGACCAGAAAAGTCCTTTCTGCCGCGGCTCTCACCTATGTGGCTGGAGCTTTGTCAGCCATCCTTCAGCTGCTGCGGCTTATCCTGCTGTTTGGAGGAAGACGGAACCGTGACTGA
- the fmt gene encoding methionyl-tRNA formyltransferase, with product MKVVFMGTPDFSVPALEALVAAGHQVAGVVTQPDKPKGRGKEMQITAVKKAALSHGIPVYQPARVKGNPEFMTKLKEIDPEVIVVIAFGQILPKEILELPKYGCINIHASLLPKYRGAAPIQWAIIDGEKETGITTMYMEEGLDTGDMLLKTVIPIDEEETGGTLHDKLSAAGGPLIVETLEKLEAGSLERIPQEGESCYAKILTKSLGDIDWSMDAAAIERLIRGLLPWPSAYTRLEGRTVKIWKAGVLPEQGEKTAPGTVAAIGKESFSVQTGNGLLEVKELQPEGKKRMDAGAFLRGYPLKMGDVFERKQ from the coding sequence ATGAAAGTAGTGTTTATGGGAACTCCTGATTTTTCAGTTCCGGCTCTGGAAGCGCTGGTGGCGGCCGGCCATCAGGTGGCAGGCGTGGTCACGCAGCCGGATAAGCCAAAGGGACGCGGGAAGGAAATGCAGATAACGGCAGTAAAAAAAGCTGCGCTTTCCCATGGGATTCCGGTTTATCAGCCGGCCAGGGTGAAGGGAAATCCTGAATTCATGACGAAACTTAAAGAAATAGATCCGGAGGTGATCGTAGTGATCGCTTTCGGGCAGATTCTGCCGAAAGAAATATTGGAGCTTCCGAAGTATGGGTGCATCAATATCCACGCGTCTCTTCTGCCCAAATACCGGGGAGCTGCGCCTATCCAGTGGGCGATCATAGACGGTGAAAAAGAGACGGGAATCACAACCATGTATATGGAAGAGGGGCTGGATACCGGCGATATGCTCTTGAAAACGGTCATTCCCATTGATGAAGAAGAAACGGGAGGAACCCTTCATGACAAGCTGAGCGCCGCGGGCGGTCCTTTGATCGTGGAGACCTTGGAAAAGCTGGAGGCGGGAAGCTTAGAGCGGATTCCACAGGAAGGAGAATCCTGCTATGCGAAGATTCTGACCAAATCCCTGGGTGACATCGACTGGTCCATGGATGCGGCGGCGATTGAACGGCTGATCCGGGGGCTTTTGCCCTGGCCCAGCGCATACACCCGTCTGGAGGGCCGGACGGTGAAGATATGGAAGGCCGGAGTGCTTCCGGAGCAGGGAGAGAAAACGGCTCCAGGCACGGTCGCTGCCATCGGAAAAGAGAGCTTTTCTGTGCAGACCGGAAATGGGCTCCTGGAGGTGAAGGAACTCCAGCCGGAGGGAAAGAAACGGATGGATGCGGGTGCATTTCTCAGGGGATATCCTCTGAAAATGGGAGATGTGTTCGAAAGAAAGCAATAA
- the def gene encoding peptide deformylase codes for MALRTIREIGDEVLTKKAKEVKEMTPRTSQLIADMLDTMYEANGVGLAAPQVGVLKRIVTIDAGDGPIVLINPVILETRGEQSGPEGCLSVPGKQGIVTRPNEVTVKALDENMKEHLIKGTELLARAICHECDHLEGRLYVELVEGELMDVTDEEEDE; via the coding sequence ATGGCACTGAGGACGATCAGAGAAATCGGCGACGAAGTACTGACTAAAAAAGCGAAGGAAGTAAAGGAGATGACTCCCAGGACGAGCCAGCTCATAGCAGATATGCTGGACACCATGTATGAGGCGAACGGAGTAGGCCTTGCCGCGCCGCAGGTGGGGGTTCTTAAAAGAATCGTAACAATCGACGCGGGCGACGGGCCTATCGTGCTCATTAATCCGGTGATTCTGGAGACACGCGGTGAACAGTCAGGGCCGGAAGGATGCCTGAGTGTTCCGGGAAAACAAGGTATCGTAACCAGGCCGAATGAAGTGACAGTCAAGGCGCTGGACGAAAATATGAAGGAGCATCTGATAAAGGGGACAGAGCTTCTGGCCCGGGCCATCTGTCATGAGTGTGACCATCTGGAAGGCAGACTTTATGTGGAGCTGGTGGAAGGTGAGCTGATGGACGTGACAGATGAGGAAGAAGATGAATAA
- the priA gene encoding replication restart helicase PriA — MSKQYVNVIVDIVHTAVDRVFQYEVPEELFGKLSLGMKVRIPFGRGNTVRDGYIIGFTEKPDYDPEKIKQVQAVEEEAMPIEGQLIQLAAWMKEHYGSTMIQALKTVLPLKKKMKPVQKKYLVRTVSQEACCELLAVYRRKKQKARVRFLEALTEDEVLPYEAVTQRLRVSPASFRLFLEEGICRLDTEERYRNPVRGLLKKEQTFLLNEEQRAAISGMTASWDGKKETCLLHGITGSGKTEVYMELIRHVIKNGRQAIVLIPEIALTYQTVMRFYRQFGERVSIVNSRLSAGEKSDQFERARTGKIDIMIGPRSALFTPFPNLGLIIIDEEHETAYKSETVPKYHAIETAIKRCRMADAMVVLGSATPSASSYYKAQNGEYLLFQMRSRAKEESMLPSVEIVDLREELKAGNRTIFSRRLKELLKETLDRKEQALLFLNRRGYAGFISCRSCGEAVKCPHCDVSLTQHRDGKLKCHYCGYETEIPKSCPSCGSHYIAGFGTGTQKVEAMVRSMLPEARVLRMDADTTKGKGGHDAVLAAFADGKADILVGTQMIVKGHDFPNVTLVGILAADLSLYSEGYEAGERTFQLLTQAAGRAGRDKLPGQVVIQSYAPSHYSVEAAASQDYESFYWHEILYRRLLHYPPVYHMMSLLFTSKEENAAERMAGKVKEMAGEFEGHFKAETEEAEEQRHGAVEIIGPAKAAVSRINDSYRYVLYAKCEEEQSLLALKEKIEQMEWDRNVLYQFDME; from the coding sequence ATGTCCAAACAGTATGTCAATGTCATCGTCGATATCGTTCACACGGCAGTGGACAGGGTTTTTCAGTATGAAGTGCCGGAGGAGCTTTTTGGAAAGCTCTCTTTAGGCATGAAGGTACGGATACCCTTTGGCCGTGGAAATACAGTGCGGGATGGCTATATCATAGGATTTACCGAAAAGCCGGATTATGACCCGGAAAAAATAAAGCAGGTGCAGGCAGTGGAGGAAGAAGCGATGCCCATAGAAGGGCAGCTCATCCAATTGGCGGCATGGATGAAGGAGCACTATGGCTCCACGATGATCCAAGCCCTGAAAACAGTGCTTCCCTTGAAGAAAAAGATGAAGCCGGTTCAGAAGAAGTATCTCGTCAGGACGGTTTCACAGGAAGCGTGCTGCGAACTGCTGGCAGTGTACAGGAGAAAAAAGCAGAAAGCAAGAGTCCGTTTTCTGGAGGCTCTTACGGAGGACGAAGTGCTCCCCTATGAGGCAGTGACCCAGAGACTGCGGGTGTCGCCGGCATCCTTCCGGCTTTTTCTGGAAGAGGGAATCTGCCGTCTGGACACGGAAGAGCGCTATCGGAATCCGGTGCGGGGTCTTTTGAAGAAAGAACAGACCTTCCTTCTGAATGAAGAGCAGAGAGCGGCCATTTCTGGAATGACCGCTTCCTGGGATGGGAAAAAGGAAACTTGTCTGCTCCATGGTATAACAGGGAGCGGAAAAACAGAAGTGTATATGGAGCTGATTCGTCATGTGATAAAGAACGGGCGCCAGGCAATCGTGCTGATTCCGGAGATTGCTCTTACTTATCAGACGGTGATGCGATTTTACAGACAGTTTGGAGAGCGGGTATCCATCGTCAACTCCAGACTTTCAGCAGGAGAGAAATCAGACCAGTTCGAACGGGCGAGGACGGGCAAAATCGATATTATGATCGGGCCGCGGTCCGCACTTTTTACGCCTTTTCCGAATCTGGGCCTGATCATAATAGACGAGGAGCACGAAACGGCTTATAAAAGTGAAACAGTACCGAAATACCACGCCATAGAGACGGCCATTAAACGCTGCCGCATGGCGGACGCCATGGTGGTTCTCGGGTCGGCCACTCCATCGGCTTCTTCCTATTATAAGGCGCAAAACGGAGAATATCTTCTATTCCAAATGAGAAGCCGGGCAAAGGAAGAGAGCATGCTGCCTTCCGTAGAGATCGTGGATCTGAGGGAGGAACTGAAGGCAGGGAACCGAACGATTTTCAGCAGGCGTCTGAAGGAACTTTTAAAGGAAACTCTTGATAGAAAGGAACAGGCCCTCCTGTTTTTGAACAGGCGCGGATATGCGGGCTTCATTTCCTGCCGCTCCTGCGGGGAAGCGGTCAAATGTCCCCATTGTGATGTGAGCTTGACGCAGCACCGGGACGGAAAGCTAAAATGCCACTACTGTGGATACGAAACGGAGATCCCGAAATCCTGTCCTTCCTGCGGCTCCCATTATATCGCGGGCTTCGGGACCGGGACTCAAAAGGTAGAAGCCATGGTAAGATCCATGCTTCCGGAGGCAAGAGTCCTGCGGATGGATGCTGATACCACAAAAGGCAAGGGAGGCCACGACGCGGTCCTTGCCGCTTTTGCGGACGGAAAGGCCGATATCCTGGTCGGGACCCAGATGATCGTGAAAGGACATGACTTCCCGAATGTGACGCTGGTGGGGATACTGGCGGCGGACCTGTCGTTATATTCAGAGGGATATGAGGCTGGAGAGAGGACTTTTCAGCTGCTCACACAGGCGGCGGGGCGGGCCGGCAGGGACAAGCTGCCCGGCCAGGTGGTGATACAGAGCTACGCTCCCAGCCATTACAGTGTGGAGGCCGCGGCCAGCCAGGACTATGAGAGCTTTTACTGGCATGAGATCCTTTATCGGAGGCTGCTTCACTATCCTCCGGTATACCACATGATGTCGCTGCTTTTTACCTCAAAGGAAGAGAACGCCGCGGAGCGGATGGCCGGTAAAGTGAAGGAAATGGCCGGAGAATTTGAGGGCCATTTTAAGGCGGAGACAGAAGAAGCGGAGGAGCAGCGGCATGGCGCTGTGGAGATCATAGGGCCGGCCAAAGCGGCGGTCTCACGGATAAATGACAGCTACCGGTATGTACTTTATGCGAAATGTGAGGAAGAGCAGTCGCTGTTAGCGCTTAAGGAAAAGATTGAGCAGATGGAATGGGACAGAAACGTTCTGTACCAATTTGATATGGAATAG
- a CDS encoding UDP-N-acetylmuramoyl-tripeptide--D-alanyl-D-alanine ligase: MEQTTVRDIVRATGGVLLAGDPGEPLENVSIDSRAMKGRDLFVPLIGEHSDAHDYLAQAIENGAVLVLSSRKMEPLPGAAWIQVDDTLKALQAVGRDYRNRMGIPVVGVTGSVGKTTTREMTATVLGAKFRVFKTSKNFNSDIGLPVTMTEMTKEDEIAVLEMGMSDFGEMEVLSSMARPSAAIITNIGVAHIEQLGTQENILREKLKITVGLENGGTLILNGDDAFLRTVDESIGFHRMFYGFGENCQYRAEDMVITGAGTEFTSVCGAKRVRVHLPVMGKHMVMNALAAMAAASIWGVSMEEAAEALEGFAGFRNRQQIYEVKDYRVIDDTYNASPDSMKAALGVLSGMETEGKKIAVLANMLELGEDSRRFHYEVGYYAKEIAPDVLICIGELAAEIGRGVSEAGGKNTVIKCFDTKEEALPFLKEQAGRGDLILFKGSNSMKLGELIDDLRDE; encoded by the coding sequence ATGGAACAGACGACAGTACGTGATATTGTGAGAGCAACAGGCGGGGTGCTTCTGGCGGGGGACCCCGGTGAGCCATTGGAAAACGTAAGCATTGATTCCAGAGCTATGAAGGGACGGGATTTATTCGTTCCTTTGATTGGAGAACATTCGGACGCCCATGACTATCTGGCGCAGGCCATTGAGAACGGGGCAGTTTTGGTCCTTTCCAGCAGGAAAATGGAACCTCTTCCCGGAGCGGCCTGGATACAGGTGGACGATACCCTGAAAGCGCTGCAGGCAGTGGGCAGGGACTATAGAAACCGAATGGGAATCCCGGTGGTGGGGGTGACCGGGAGCGTAGGAAAGACGACTACAAGAGAAATGACTGCTACGGTTTTGGGGGCGAAGTTCCGTGTTTTTAAAACCTCAAAAAATTTCAACAGCGATATCGGACTGCCGGTGACGATGACTGAGATGACGAAAGAGGATGAGATAGCCGTTTTGGAAATGGGGATGAGTGACTTTGGAGAGATGGAAGTGCTCTCTTCCATGGCAAGGCCTTCGGCCGCCATTATCACCAATATCGGCGTGGCCCATATTGAACAGCTTGGGACCCAGGAAAATATTTTACGGGAAAAGCTGAAGATTACAGTGGGTCTGGAAAACGGAGGGACTCTGATTCTCAACGGCGACGATGCGTTTTTACGGACGGTAGACGAATCCATTGGTTTCCATCGGATGTTTTACGGATTTGGGGAAAACTGTCAGTATAGGGCTGAGGACATGGTAATAACCGGCGCGGGAACAGAATTTACCTCTGTGTGCGGAGCGAAACGGGTACGGGTGCATCTGCCGGTCATGGGTAAGCACATGGTGATGAACGCTCTGGCGGCCATGGCGGCCGCGTCCATCTGGGGAGTTTCCATGGAGGAAGCCGCGGAGGCTTTGGAAGGTTTCGCGGGATTCCGGAACCGGCAGCAGATATATGAAGTGAAAGATTATCGTGTGATCGATGATACCTACAATGCCAGCCCGGATTCCATGAAGGCTGCGCTTGGAGTTCTTTCCGGAATGGAGACAGAGGGAAAGAAGATTGCAGTTTTGGCCAATATGCTGGAACTGGGAGAAGACAGCAGAAGATTTCATTATGAAGTTGGGTACTACGCAAAGGAGATCGCGCCGGACGTTCTGATCTGTATCGGAGAGCTGGCGGCAGAAATCGGCCGGGGAGTTTCTGAGGCAGGCGGAAAAAACACGGTTATCAAATGTTTTGACACGAAGGAAGAAGCGCTGCCGTTTTTAAAGGAACAGGCGGGAAGAGGGGATCTGATCTTGTTCAAAGGTTCAAACAGCATGAAGCTGGGTGAACTGATCGATGACCTGAGAGACGAGTAA